A genomic stretch from Mycobacterium paraterrae includes:
- a CDS encoding 3-hydroxyacyl-CoA dehydrogenase family protein, whose protein sequence is MSAYSYAFDDIRNRPVAVIGAGTLGRRIALMFASRGGPVHIYARRKEQLAEAEQYVAENLSRVIDGRAFGEPGIVTTTTSLADALDGAWLAVESAPEKLDIKISLWGNIDQAAPPDTIFATNSSSYPSRLMAEKVRDKTRLCNTHFYMPPEVNGVDLMSDGETDRAVLDTLLAVLPEFGVYPFEARKECTGFIFNRVWAAIKRESLAVVAEGVARPEDVDGMYKLNLGAPAGPFQLMDLVGLDVALDIEKHYTDVFPHLPTHARDLLQDYVDAGKLGLKSGEGFYKY, encoded by the coding sequence GTGAGCGCCTACAGCTATGCATTCGACGACATCCGCAACCGGCCGGTCGCTGTGATCGGCGCGGGCACTTTGGGACGACGCATCGCGCTGATGTTCGCCAGCCGCGGCGGGCCCGTCCACATCTACGCCCGCCGCAAAGAACAGCTCGCGGAGGCCGAACAATATGTGGCCGAAAATCTTTCGAGAGTTATCGATGGTCGCGCTTTCGGTGAACCCGGCATCGTGACCACGACGACATCGCTCGCCGATGCGCTCGACGGCGCATGGCTGGCCGTGGAATCGGCACCGGAGAAACTCGACATCAAGATCTCGCTGTGGGGCAATATCGACCAAGCGGCCCCACCCGACACGATCTTCGCGACCAACTCGTCGTCCTATCCATCCCGTCTGATGGCGGAGAAGGTGCGCGACAAAACGCGGCTGTGTAACACGCACTTCTACATGCCGCCCGAGGTTAACGGCGTCGACCTGATGTCCGACGGCGAGACCGACCGTGCTGTTCTGGACACCCTGCTCGCTGTGCTGCCCGAATTCGGCGTCTACCCTTTCGAAGCGCGCAAGGAGTGCACCGGTTTCATCTTCAATCGAGTGTGGGCCGCCATCAAGCGGGAGTCGTTGGCGGTCGTCGCCGAGGGAGTGGCTCGTCCCGAAGACGTCGACGGCATGTACAAGCTCAACTTGGGCGCACCGGCCGGGCCGTTCCAGCTGATGGACCTAGTCGGTCTCGACGTCGCGCTCGACATCGAGAAGCACTACACCGACGTTTTCCCGCATTTGCCGACGCACGCGCGAGACCTGTTGCAGGACTATGTCGATGCGGGCAAGCTCGGCCTCAAGTCCGGAGAGGGTTTTTACAAATACTGA
- a CDS encoding SOS response-associated peptidase: MCGRFAVTTDPAVLAEKIHAINEARTAESTGPNYNVAPTTTITTVVSRHTEPDDEPTRRVRSMRWGLIPPWAKAGDDGAPESKGPLLINARAEKVTTSPAFRSSAKSKRCLVPMDGYYEWRANPADTGKKARKTPFFLHRADGELLFMAGLWSVWKPPGDGQPLLSCTIITTDAVDRLGQIHDRMPLIVPESEWDRWLDPDAPADLDFLAAPPNIDGIEMREVSTLVNNIRNNGPELLEPAEPQPEQATLL, from the coding sequence ATGTGTGGACGATTCGCGGTGACGACAGACCCGGCGGTGCTGGCCGAGAAGATCCATGCGATCAACGAGGCCCGCACTGCCGAGTCCACCGGTCCCAACTACAACGTGGCACCCACCACCACCATCACCACGGTGGTCAGCCGCCACACCGAACCCGACGACGAGCCGACCCGCCGCGTCCGATCGATGCGCTGGGGATTGATCCCGCCGTGGGCCAAGGCTGGGGACGACGGCGCGCCGGAGTCCAAAGGTCCGTTGCTGATCAATGCCCGCGCCGAAAAGGTCACCACCTCGCCGGCATTCCGCTCCAGCGCCAAGTCCAAACGGTGCCTGGTGCCAATGGACGGCTATTACGAGTGGCGCGCCAACCCCGCCGACACCGGAAAGAAGGCTCGCAAGACGCCGTTCTTCCTGCACCGCGCCGACGGCGAGCTGCTATTCATGGCCGGCCTGTGGTCAGTGTGGAAACCTCCGGGGGACGGTCAGCCACTGCTGAGCTGCACGATCATCACCACCGACGCGGTCGACCGGCTCGGCCAGATCCACGACCGGATGCCGCTGATCGTCCCGGAAAGCGAATGGGACCGCTGGCTGGATCCCGATGCCCCGGCAGACCTCGACTTCCTGGCCGCGCCGCCGAACATCGACGGCATCGAGATGCGAGAAGTCTCGACGCTGGTCAACAACATCCGCAACAACGGGCCCGAGCTGTTGGAGCCGGCCGAGCCTCAGCCAGAACAGGCCACGCTGCTCTAG